One segment of Halococcus salsus DNA contains the following:
- a CDS encoding DUF362 domain-containing protein: MNLDFPDAETLRAANDVTREDLPRFARVQRDRDLDSIDDVEAAGREAVEDLALDSLCSGAEVAVTAGSRGVHDMPALLSGVVDGLGRRGFEPFVMPAMGSHGGATADGQRETLETLGVTEDRLGCPIRSSMAVSAIGEDSLGRPVYVADDALAADGVVLANRVKPHTDFHGPVESGLCKMAVIGLGKRRGAESLHNAGLAADFSEVIEERARMIVDECVVGGVALVENAADRATVVEGVPPDRIPDREPELLDRARAELPMLPVDDLDLLVLDEIGKDVSGTGMDTNVVGRVRFHGESEPDSPNITRIYVRSITPASHGNGLGIGLADFAHRDAVAALDLDDLYTNIATSGEPSRARLPFVVPDDLTALTLACSTTGVADPTDLQVARIENTMEPDTLVVSEPLANELAERERLSVGPLEPVTFEAGTFTE; the protein is encoded by the coding sequence GTGAACCTCGACTTTCCCGACGCCGAAACGCTGCGGGCGGCCAACGACGTGACGCGCGAGGACCTCCCCCGCTTCGCCCGTGTGCAGCGCGACCGCGACCTCGACTCGATCGACGACGTCGAAGCCGCGGGTCGCGAGGCGGTCGAAGACCTCGCCCTCGATTCGTTGTGTTCGGGTGCCGAGGTGGCGGTCACGGCGGGGAGCCGTGGGGTTCACGACATGCCCGCCCTGCTCTCGGGGGTCGTCGACGGGCTCGGTCGTCGAGGATTCGAACCGTTCGTGATGCCGGCGATGGGGTCACACGGTGGCGCGACCGCCGACGGCCAGCGCGAGACGCTCGAAACGCTCGGGGTCACCGAGGACCGCCTCGGCTGTCCGATCCGCTCGTCGATGGCCGTCTCCGCGATCGGCGAGGACTCGCTCGGCCGCCCGGTCTACGTCGCCGACGACGCGCTGGCCGCCGACGGCGTCGTGCTCGCGAACCGCGTCAAACCCCACACCGACTTCCACGGCCCCGTCGAGAGCGGCCTCTGTAAGATGGCCGTGATCGGGCTCGGGAAGCGTCGCGGTGCGGAGTCGCTCCACAACGCGGGGCTCGCCGCGGACTTCAGCGAGGTCATCGAGGAGCGCGCCCGGATGATCGTCGACGAGTGCGTCGTCGGCGGGGTCGCGCTGGTCGAGAACGCCGCCGACCGGGCGACGGTCGTCGAGGGCGTGCCGCCGGACCGGATCCCCGACCGGGAGCCCGAACTGCTCGACCGGGCTCGCGCGGAACTCCCGATGCTGCCCGTCGACGACCTCGACCTGTTGGTCCTCGACGAGATCGGGAAGGACGTCTCGGGAACCGGGATGGACACCAACGTGGTCGGTCGGGTGCGCTTTCACGGCGAGAGCGAACCCGACTCGCCGAACATCACCCGGATCTACGTTCGCTCGATCACGCCGGCGTCACACGGCAACGGGCTCGGGATCGGGCTCGCCGACTTCGCCCACCGGGACGCCGTCGCCGCGCTCGACCTCGACGACCTGTACACCAACATCGCGACCAGCGGTGAACCCTCTCGGGCGCGACTCCCGTTCGTGGTACCGGACGACCTGACGGCCCTGACCCTCGCCTGTTCGACCACGGGGGTCGCCGACCCGACGGACCTCCAGGTGGCTCGGATCGAGAACACCATGGAACCGGACACGCTGGTCGTCTCGGAACCGCTCGCGAACGAACTCGCCGAGCGGGAACGGCTGTCCGTCGGCCCGCTCGAACCGGTCACCTTCGAGGCCGGGACGTTCACCGAGTGA
- the pdxA gene encoding 4-hydroxythreonine-4-phosphate dehydrogenase PdxA: MTDRPTVGITMGDPAGIGPEILVNGYRALREVADPIVIGDAGVLEAACRVCASDLDVERVDTPTDATFTADRIPVVDLDNVDEIDRGTIRESYGRASLAYVEHAIELALDGSIDAMTTAPINKQATALAGSEHAGHTGLLAEATGTENYSMMLIEADLRVSHVSTHVPLSEACDLVTEAAVLETIRVTDDALADLGVDDPTVAVAGLNPHASDGGLLGDTEKAEIEPAVSRAREEGIDVFGPESPDTVYVRAARGDADCVVSMYHDQGHIPIKMLGFQGDGAVSGVNVTIGLPIVRTSVDHGTAFDIAGEGVASEASLVDAVEVAAEMASSQDRAERRGEPA; the protein is encoded by the coding sequence ATGACTGACCGACCCACGGTCGGGATCACGATGGGTGACCCGGCCGGAATCGGCCCGGAGATACTCGTCAACGGATACCGCGCGCTGCGGGAGGTGGCGGACCCAATCGTGATCGGCGACGCGGGCGTGCTCGAAGCGGCGTGTCGCGTCTGTGCGTCGGACCTCGACGTCGAGCGCGTCGATACGCCGACGGATGCTACGTTCACCGCCGACCGAATCCCCGTCGTCGACCTCGACAACGTCGACGAGATCGACCGGGGAACGATCCGGGAGTCCTACGGACGGGCCAGTCTCGCGTACGTTGAGCACGCGATCGAACTCGCGCTGGACGGCTCGATCGACGCGATGACGACGGCCCCGATCAACAAACAGGCGACCGCGCTCGCGGGGAGCGAGCACGCCGGCCACACCGGGCTGCTCGCCGAAGCGACCGGGACGGAGAACTACTCGATGATGCTGATCGAAGCGGACCTCCGGGTGAGCCACGTCAGTACCCACGTTCCGCTCTCCGAGGCCTGCGACCTCGTCACCGAGGCGGCGGTGCTGGAGACGATCCGGGTGACCGACGACGCACTCGCGGACCTCGGCGTCGACGATCCAACGGTCGCAGTGGCGGGGCTCAACCCCCACGCCAGCGACGGTGGGTTGCTTGGAGACACCGAGAAAGCCGAGATCGAACCCGCCGTCTCGCGGGCTCGCGAGGAGGGTATCGACGTGTTCGGACCGGAGTCGCCGGATACAGTCTACGTCCGGGCCGCCCGCGGCGACGCCGACTGTGTCGTCTCGATGTACCACGACCAGGGGCACATCCCGATCAAGATGCTCGGCTTCCAGGGGGATGGCGCGGTGAGCGGCGTCAACGTCACCATCGGCCTCCCAATCGTGCGCACCAGCGTCGACCACGGTACCGCGTTCGACATCGCTGGCGAGGGGGTCGCGAGCGAGGCGAGCCTGGTCGATGCGGTGGAGGTGGCCGCCGAGATGGCCAGTAGTCAGGACCGCGCAGAACGTCGGGGTGAACCCGCGTGA
- a CDS encoding four-carbon acid sugar kinase family protein yields the protein MPRVTVVADDLTGATDTGHSFAVRGAATRVAVRPLEGAVVDPNVRVVNTDSRYVDPRTAADRVTRAVDGFDGLVYGKVDSTLRGNVVVEAEATMDATNARFGIVAPAAPGLGRVTAGGYHLVDGRLLTDTEYADDANDPTTAHLPTLFSESTYPVAHLDIGTVASGREAVVEAIADVAPERAFLVCDVTHPCHLATVARAGASFDDRVVYVGSTGLAAEIPIPGDTDEPTVEPPVLDATTSGGALGIVGSVSDTTLQQLAALPDDRVLSFGPESLLADPERAGLRMGNRTVKRLTNGESTVVTAAPDRPAVERTLAVGNELGLAESEIRERVTRALAESARRAVEDASGLFVTGGDVAMAVLDTLDATELVLSGEAVETGIPHSRIAGGPADGLPVVTKAGGFGSPSTVINCLDALRSDDD from the coding sequence ATGCCACGCGTCACGGTCGTCGCCGACGACCTCACCGGGGCGACCGACACCGGTCACAGCTTCGCGGTCCGCGGTGCGGCGACCCGTGTGGCGGTCCGACCCCTGGAGGGAGCCGTCGTCGACCCGAACGTCCGCGTGGTCAACACCGACTCGCGGTACGTCGACCCCCGGACCGCCGCCGACCGAGTCACGAGAGCGGTCGATGGCTTCGATGGACTGGTCTACGGCAAGGTCGATTCGACGCTCCGCGGGAACGTCGTCGTGGAGGCGGAGGCCACCATGGACGCGACGAACGCACGGTTCGGGATCGTCGCCCCCGCAGCGCCCGGGCTCGGGCGCGTCACGGCCGGCGGCTACCATCTCGTCGACGGCCGCCTCCTCACCGACACCGAGTACGCGGACGATGCCAACGACCCGACGACGGCACACCTGCCCACCCTCTTTTCCGAGTCGACGTATCCGGTGGCCCACCTCGACATCGGGACGGTCGCGAGCGGGAGGGAGGCCGTCGTCGAGGCGATCGCGGACGTTGCACCCGAGCGAGCGTTCCTGGTCTGTGATGTCACCCACCCGTGCCACCTCGCGACCGTCGCCCGCGCGGGCGCGTCGTTCGACGACCGCGTCGTCTACGTCGGGAGCACGGGACTCGCGGCGGAGATCCCGATTCCGGGTGACACCGACGAACCGACAGTCGAACCTCCGGTGCTCGACGCGACGACCAGCGGCGGTGCACTCGGGATCGTCGGCAGCGTCAGCGACACGACCCTCCAGCAGTTGGCCGCGCTGCCCGACGATCGAGTGCTCTCGTTCGGTCCCGAGTCGCTGCTCGCCGATCCCGAACGGGCGGGTCTACGGATGGGCAACCGGACCGTGAAGCGTCTCACGAACGGGGAGTCGACGGTCGTCACCGCTGCACCGGACCGGCCGGCGGTCGAACGGACGCTCGCGGTCGGTAACGAATTGGGCCTCGCCGAATCCGAGATCCGCGAGCGGGTCACACGCGCGCTCGCCGAGAGCGCCCGTCGAGCCGTCGAGGACGCGAGCGGGCTGTTCGTCACCGGCGGGGACGTGGCGATGGCGGTTCTCGACACACTGGATGCCACGGAACTCGTCCTGTCGGGCGAGGCGGTCGAGACCGGGATCCCGCACAGCCGGATCGCGGGCGGTCCCGCCGACGGGCTTCCAGTGGTCACGAAGGCCGGCGGGTTCGGCTCCCCGTCAACAGTGATTAACTGTCTGGACGCCCTCCGTAGCGACGATGACTGA
- a CDS encoding NAD-dependent epimerase/dehydratase family protein codes for MDVLLTGAGGVVGGAILDHLGDDSAYSFTCLDTDPLPDRETVVADVTDYEAIRPAFEGHDAVVHLALVPGTGGASARDVGWSAPLAANLRGINNVYEAAVEADLDSIVFASSNHAVGMVEVRNAPGVYTSDSGVTADETEPHRPDSAYGLTKSYGEDLGRLAAEAHDVRFYGLRIGACREPDYDHPYGDAERGVDDGTIERGSDEYDEQVARMKGLWHSRRDLAHLVECCLRDDTVEWDHFYGVSANDRRWLDDLEHARETIGYEPQDNGEEWSSPPE; via the coding sequence ATGGACGTCCTCCTCACGGGCGCGGGCGGTGTCGTCGGCGGCGCGATCCTCGACCACCTGGGCGACGATTCGGCCTACTCGTTCACGTGTCTCGACACGGATCCGCTCCCCGACCGCGAGACGGTCGTCGCCGACGTGACCGACTACGAGGCGATCCGGCCCGCGTTCGAGGGTCACGACGCGGTGGTACACCTCGCCCTGGTCCCGGGGACCGGCGGAGCCAGCGCTCGCGACGTCGGGTGGTCCGCTCCCCTCGCGGCGAACCTCCGCGGGATCAACAACGTCTACGAGGCAGCCGTCGAGGCCGACCTCGATAGCATCGTCTTCGCCTCGTCGAACCACGCGGTCGGAATGGTCGAGGTGCGGAACGCACCTGGGGTCTACACCTCGGACTCCGGGGTAACGGCCGACGAAACCGAGCCACACCGACCGGATTCGGCCTACGGTCTCACGAAGTCGTACGGGGAGGACCTCGGTCGCCTCGCCGCGGAGGCCCACGACGTCCGCTTCTACGGGCTCCGTATCGGGGCGTGTCGGGAACCCGACTACGACCACCCGTACGGCGATGCCGAGCGCGGCGTCGACGATGGCACCATCGAACGGGGAAGCGACGAGTACGACGAGCAGGTCGCCCGGATGAAAGGGCTGTGGCACTCCCGGCGTGACCTCGCGCACCTCGTCGAGTGCTGCCTCCGGGACGACACGGTCGAGTGGGACCACTTCTACGGCGTGAGTGCGAACGACCGCCGGTGGCTCGACGACCTCGAACACGCTCGTGAGACGATCGGCTACGAACCACAGGACAACGGCGAGGAGTGGAGCTCCCCGCCCGAATAG
- a CDS encoding selenium-binding family protein: protein MSDARKPNETSTDEAQPGGSEGPGYTTPQAAIEESTPEKVAYVMGLYVGTDVDAPDFLGVVDVDPDSESYTEVIDRVEMPNRGDELHHFGWNACSSSCHVEGLERRHLVIPGQRSSRIHIVDTKDRRNPELTKVIEPEEVFEHDLSAPHTVHCIPDGNVLISMLGDRDGDLPGGFLALDEDFEVEGRWEPPGEIEMNYDYWYQPRHDVMVSSEWAAPKTYYPGFDLDDVEAGDYGRRIHVWNWEDRTVEQTIDLGEEGLIPLEVRFLHSPEATHGYVGAALSSNVFHFHDAGDEWRAERVIDVEAREHDGWEMPVPGLVTDLLVSMDDRYLFFSNWLHGDVRMYDISDPSNPRLADRIWAGGHFGDPAPVQDRELAGGPQMLQLSLDGERLYWTTSLFSSWDDQFYPEEAERGSVMLKADVDPRRGTMQLDEEFLVDFGELPAGPARAHEIRWPDGDCTSDVWR, encoded by the coding sequence ATGAGTGACGCACGAAAACCGAACGAGACGTCGACCGATGAGGCACAGCCGGGTGGCTCGGAGGGGCCGGGCTACACGACCCCGCAAGCCGCTATCGAGGAGTCCACCCCCGAAAAGGTCGCCTACGTGATGGGTCTCTACGTCGGCACGGACGTCGACGCGCCGGACTTCCTCGGCGTGGTGGACGTCGACCCCGATTCGGAGAGCTACACCGAGGTCATCGACCGCGTCGAGATGCCGAATCGCGGCGACGAACTCCACCACTTCGGCTGGAACGCCTGTTCGTCGTCCTGTCACGTGGAGGGGCTCGAACGCCGCCATCTCGTGATCCCCGGCCAGCGTTCCTCGCGGATCCACATCGTGGACACGAAGGACCGACGGAACCCCGAACTCACGAAGGTCATCGAGCCCGAGGAAGTGTTCGAACACGACCTCTCAGCGCCACACACCGTCCACTGTATCCCGGACGGGAACGTCCTCATCTCGATGCTCGGCGACCGGGACGGCGACCTCCCCGGCGGGTTCCTCGCGCTCGACGAGGACTTCGAGGTCGAGGGGCGGTGGGAGCCACCCGGCGAGATCGAGATGAACTACGACTACTGGTACCAGCCGCGACACGACGTGATGGTCTCGAGTGAGTGGGCCGCGCCCAAGACCTACTATCCGGGGTTCGATCTCGACGACGTCGAGGCGGGCGACTACGGCCGACGGATCCACGTCTGGAACTGGGAGGACAGGACCGTCGAACAGACGATCGACCTCGGTGAGGAGGGACTGATACCCCTCGAAGTCCGCTTCCTCCACAGTCCCGAAGCCACTCACGGGTACGTCGGGGCGGCGCTCTCCTCGAACGTCTTCCACTTCCACGATGCCGGGGACGAGTGGCGCGCGGAGCGCGTCATCGACGTCGAAGCCCGGGAACACGACGGCTGGGAGATGCCGGTCCCGGGGCTCGTGACCGACCTCCTCGTCTCGATGGACGACCGCTACCTGTTCTTCTCGAACTGGCTCCACGGCGACGTTCGAATGTACGACATCTCGGACCCGTCGAACCCACGACTCGCGGACCGGATCTGGGCGGGCGGGCACTTCGGCGACCCAGCGCCGGTCCAGGACCGCGAACTCGCCGGTGGCCCACAGATGCTCCAACTCAGTCTCGACGGGGAGCGTCTCTACTGGACCACCTCGCTGTTCTCGAGCTGGGACGACCAGTTCTACCCCGAGGAGGCCGAACGCGGCTCGGTGATGTTGAAGGCCGACGTGGACCCACGTCGGGGGACCATGCAGCTCGACGAGGAGTTCCTCGTGGACTTCGGGGAGCTTCCCGCCGGCCCGGCCCGTGCCCACGAGATCCGCTGGCCGGACGGCGACTGTACCAGCGATGTCTGGCGGTAG
- a CDS encoding 2Fe-2S iron-sulfur cluster-binding protein — protein MSGGSVHETVLSWSAGRETVIGVRADESVLGAAERADLALPFGCRTGACATCTGRVVDGWIEHTRPPRALKDRHLAAGYVLLCIAEPRSDCRIEVGSDVRTELVSNPWK, from the coding sequence ATGTCTGGCGGTAGCGTCCACGAGACCGTCCTGTCGTGGTCGGCGGGCCGCGAAACGGTGATCGGGGTCCGTGCGGACGAGTCCGTTCTGGGCGCGGCCGAACGTGCGGACTTGGCGCTTCCCTTCGGCTGTCGAACCGGGGCGTGTGCCACCTGCACCGGACGAGTCGTCGACGGGTGGATCGAGCACACGCGCCCGCCACGCGCCCTGAAGGACCGCCATCTGGCGGCGGGCTACGTGCTCCTGTGTATCGCCGAGCCACGGTCCGACTGCCGGATCGAAGTGGGTTCGGACGTCCGGACCGAGCTGGTGTCGAACCCGTGGAAGTAA
- a CDS encoding sugar porter family MFS transporter produces MGVLDSLLNADREHSNFVYAIALIAALNGLLFGFDIGVISGALLYIGQTFPLTPFLEGVVTSSMLVGAMIGAATGGKLADRYGRRRLTLVGAVVFFVGSFGMAFSPTLEWLIFWRVVEGVAVGIASIVGPLLISETAPSDIRGSLGFFQQLMITIGILGSYISNYIFAPEFFGIIGWRWMLWFGAVPAAVLAIGTYFLPESPRWLIENDRVDEARDVLARIRTTDEIEGEIEQIREVSETESEGSLSDLLEPWIRPALVVGIGLAVIQQFSGINTILYFAPTILSSIGFGDIASLVGTLGVGVVNVALTGVAILLVDRVGRRPLLLVGTAGMAVMLGVLGLGFFLPGLSGVIGYVTLGSMLLYVAFFAISLGPVFWLMISEIYPLRIRGTAEGTASVFNWGSNFVVGLTFLPLIDLIGEAFSFWILGVFSVLAFVFIYTRVPETMDRSLEEIEADLRENTVVGADTKSTD; encoded by the coding sequence ATGGGGGTGCTCGACTCCCTGCTCAACGCGGACCGCGAGCACAGCAACTTCGTCTACGCTATCGCGCTCATCGCGGCGTTGAACGGGTTGTTGTTCGGGTTCGACATCGGGGTGATCTCCGGCGCACTCCTGTACATCGGGCAGACGTTCCCGCTCACACCGTTCCTCGAAGGGGTCGTCACGAGCAGTATGCTCGTCGGAGCGATGATCGGGGCCGCCACCGGTGGGAAGCTCGCCGACCGATACGGTCGTCGTCGGTTGACGCTCGTCGGAGCCGTCGTGTTCTTCGTCGGGTCGTTCGGGATGGCCTTCTCCCCGACGCTCGAATGGCTCATCTTCTGGCGCGTCGTGGAGGGGGTCGCCGTCGGGATCGCGTCGATCGTCGGCCCGCTGCTCATCTCGGAGACGGCCCCGTCGGACATCCGTGGGTCGCTCGGGTTCTTCCAGCAGCTCATGATCACGATCGGGATCCTGGGGTCGTACATCTCGAACTACATCTTCGCCCCCGAGTTCTTCGGGATCATCGGCTGGCGGTGGATGCTCTGGTTCGGCGCGGTGCCGGCGGCGGTCCTCGCGATAGGGACGTACTTCCTGCCCGAGAGCCCCCGATGGCTCATCGAGAACGACCGTGTCGACGAGGCCCGGGACGTCCTCGCTCGGATCCGAACCACGGACGAGATCGAGGGCGAGATAGAGCAGATCCGTGAAGTGAGCGAAACCGAATCGGAGGGGAGCCTCTCGGACCTCCTGGAACCGTGGATCCGTCCGGCACTCGTCGTCGGTATCGGTCTGGCTGTTATCCAGCAGTTCAGCGGGATCAACACGATCCTCTACTTCGCCCCGACGATACTGAGCAGCATCGGGTTCGGCGACATCGCGTCCCTTGTCGGAACGCTCGGTGTCGGGGTCGTCAACGTGGCGCTGACGGGGGTCGCGATACTGCTCGTCGACCGCGTCGGCCGGCGGCCGCTGTTGCTCGTCGGGACCGCCGGAATGGCGGTGATGCTCGGGGTCCTCGGCCTCGGGTTCTTCCTTCCGGGACTGTCCGGCGTGATCGGGTACGTCACCCTCGGGAGCATGCTCCTCTACGTCGCCTTCTTCGCGATCAGCCTCGGTCCGGTGTTCTGGCTCATGATATCGGAGATCTATCCGCTCCGTATCCGCGGGACGGCCGAGGGGACGGCGAGCGTTTTCAACTGGGGCTCGAACTTCGTCGTGGGGTTGACCTTCCTGCCACTTATCGACCTGATCGGGGAGGCGTTCTCGTTCTGGATACTCGGGGTCTTCTCCGTTCTCGCGTTCGTCTTCATCTACACCCGGGTCCCGGAGACGATGGACCGTTCCCTAGAGGAGATCGAAGCGGACCTGCGGGAGAACACGGTCGTCGGTGCCGACACAAAGTCGACCGATTGA
- a CDS encoding YdeI/OmpD-associated family protein has product MASTALSDGVVHELPDDLRATLVSSPEAREAWEDITPLARNEFICWVEDAKKPETRDRRIRRTREELEAGERRPCCWPGCRHR; this is encoded by the coding sequence GTGGCTTCGACAGCGCTCTCCGATGGGGTGGTACACGAGCTTCCGGACGACCTGCGAGCAACGCTCGTTTCCAGCCCGGAGGCTCGGGAGGCCTGGGAGGACATCACACCGCTCGCGCGGAACGAGTTCATCTGCTGGGTGGAGGACGCCAAGAAGCCCGAAACGCGGGACCGTCGGATCAGGCGGACCAGGGAGGAACTCGAAGCTGGGGAACGACGCCCGTGTTGCTGGCCGGGCTGCCGACACCGTTGA
- a CDS encoding metallophosphoesterase: MTTAYYFISDLHIGGDEQLQDVEFEDELLGFLRELETSDEDAELIVNGDAFGLWEFTELDGMEKFDALLERYPELFEQLRATGERIPITFIPGNHDYELACYPEYVERLAEYNVGLEQNVAITRDVGDHVVWIEHGQQRDPNNRSPDFGNPYANPPGYFVNRHVTSKAGKLSGRGRFNWLKDIQSLTPMEEIPDWMVSKYFYREMSPFLRYAVLPFLLLFNLSLLYAALVFLDGAGLWSAPLDVVTTLLRQFGVVGELLDVVLVVNLVVIAILALVSVPLFFLVRDVRKTLDRFGLIRLDEPRTAGDSYMEDAREVFETHPEVAVFVYGHTHRASVTEVDDRAVVNTGTWLKRLHRQSVVLGVLPWVFYPSFRLNYVRISEEDGAVVVEYRVIEKEDPEDLTTLETLLTHDPRPDESIPERTVVDPT; the protein is encoded by the coding sequence ATGACCACCGCTTACTACTTCATCAGCGACCTCCACATCGGTGGGGACGAACAGCTCCAGGACGTCGAGTTCGAGGACGAACTCCTCGGCTTCCTCCGGGAACTCGAAACGAGCGACGAGGACGCGGAACTCATCGTCAACGGCGACGCCTTCGGGTTGTGGGAGTTCACCGAACTCGACGGGATGGAGAAGTTCGATGCGCTGCTCGAACGGTATCCGGAGCTCTTCGAGCAGCTCCGGGCAACCGGCGAGCGAATACCGATAACGTTCATCCCGGGAAACCACGACTACGAACTCGCCTGCTACCCGGAGTACGTCGAGCGGCTGGCCGAGTACAACGTCGGCCTTGAACAGAACGTCGCCATCACGCGCGACGTCGGTGACCACGTCGTCTGGATCGAACACGGCCAACAACGCGACCCGAACAATCGGAGCCCCGACTTCGGCAACCCGTACGCCAACCCACCCGGCTACTTCGTGAACCGACACGTCACGAGCAAGGCCGGAAAGCTCTCCGGCCGCGGTAGGTTCAACTGGTTGAAGGACATTCAGTCGCTGACACCGATGGAGGAGATCCCCGACTGGATGGTCTCGAAGTACTTCTATCGGGAGATGAGCCCGTTCCTTCGATACGCGGTCCTCCCGTTCCTCCTGTTGTTCAACCTCAGTCTCCTCTATGCCGCCCTGGTCTTCCTCGATGGGGCGGGACTCTGGTCGGCACCGCTGGACGTCGTGACCACGCTGCTCCGCCAGTTCGGTGTCGTCGGTGAACTCCTCGACGTCGTGTTGGTGGTCAACCTCGTCGTCATCGCGATCCTGGCTCTGGTATCGGTCCCGCTGTTCTTCCTCGTGAGGGACGTCCGGAAGACGCTCGACCGCTTCGGGTTGATACGACTCGACGAACCGAGAACGGCCGGGGACAGCTACATGGAAGACGCACGGGAGGTATTCGAAACCCACCCGGAGGTCGCCGTCTTCGTCTACGGCCACACCCACCGCGCGTCGGTCACCGAGGTCGACGACCGCGCCGTCGTGAACACGGGGACGTGGCTGAAGCGGCTCCACCGTCAGTCCGTCGTACTCGGCGTGCTTCCGTGGGTCTTCTACCCCTCGTTCCGGCTGAACTACGTTCGGATATCAGAGGAGGACGGTGCCGTGGTCGTCGAGTATCGAGTCATCGAAAAAGAGGATCCCGAGGACTTGACGACGCTCGAAACCCTCCTCACGCACGACCCCCGGCCGGACGAATCGATCCCGGAACGAACGGTCGTCGACCCTACGTGA
- a CDS encoding metal-dependent hydrolase: MWPWGHLAFGYVLCSVYSRLVYRNPPDAAAVLAIVLGTQLPDLVDKPLAWTLHVLPSGRSLAHSVFAAVLVSAIVWAYCRKRGRSDLGAVFAISYFSHLVADGYTYLFTGEYAYLSYLGWPLLPPPPFGDEGTFLTHLQDISLSPGFALQLVIAVAVYVVWIEDGAPGRAAVGTFVERIRSSS, encoded by the coding sequence ATGTGGCCATGGGGACATCTCGCGTTCGGCTACGTGCTCTGTTCGGTCTACTCCCGGCTCGTCTATCGGAACCCCCCGGACGCGGCTGCGGTTCTCGCTATCGTCCTCGGCACCCAGCTCCCCGACCTCGTCGACAAACCGCTCGCGTGGACCCTCCACGTGTTGCCGAGCGGTCGTTCGCTCGCACACTCGGTGTTCGCCGCCGTCCTCGTGAGCGCGATCGTCTGGGCCTACTGTCGAAAGCGAGGGCGCTCCGACCTCGGGGCGGTGTTCGCGATCAGCTACTTCTCCCATCTCGTCGCCGACGGCTACACCTACCTCTTCACCGGCGAGTACGCCTACCTCTCGTATCTCGGGTGGCCGCTCCTCCCGCCGCCACCGTTCGGCGACGAGGGCACCTTCCTCACTCACTTACAGGATATCTCACTCTCACCCGGGTTCGCCCTCCAACTCGTCATAGCGGTGGCCGTGTACGTAGTCTGGATCGAGGACGGGGCCCCCGGACGGGCGGCTGTCGGCACGTTCGTCGAACGGATCCGATCCTCGTCATGA